The Ahaetulla prasina isolate Xishuangbanna chromosome 3, ASM2864084v1, whole genome shotgun sequence genome window below encodes:
- the TWSG1 gene encoding twisted gastrulation protein homolog 1 isoform X1 has product MRLWYFPGFLIISLLYFWIPSSMCCNKALCASDVSKCLIQELCQCRPGEGNCSCCKECMLCLGTLWDECCDCVGMCNPRNYSDTPPTSKSTVEELHEPIASLFRALTEGDTNLSWKIVSFPVAEELSPHENLVSVLETVNHPHHHNVSVSNNVHPPYSSEKERICTVVYFDDCLSIYQCKISCDSMGASKYRWFHNACCECIGPDCVDYGSKIKTLRVTADNPPMNMAS; this is encoded by the exons ATGAGGTTGTGGTACTTCCCAGGTTTCCTCATAATCAGTTTGCTGTACTTCTGGATCCCATCATCCATGTGCTGCAACAAAGCTCTCTGTGCTAGTGATGTCAGCAAATGCCTAATACAG GAGCTGTGTCAATGCCGACCTGGTGAAGGAAACTGTTCTTGCTGTAAGGAGTGCATGCTTTGTCTAGGCACACTTTGGGATGAATGCTGTGACTGTGTTG GTATGTGTAACCCTCGGAATTATAGTGACACACCTCCCACTTCGAAAAGTACTGTGGAGGAGCTGCATGAGCCGATCGCTTCCCTTTTCCGAGCACTTACAGAAGGCGACACTAACCTGAGCTGGAAAATTGTGTCCTTTCCCGTTGCAGAGGAACTCTCGCCTCATGAGAATTTAGTCTCGGTTTTAGAAACAGTGAACCATCCCCATCATCACAATGTTTCTGTTTCAAACAACGTTCATCCTCCATATTCTAGTGAAAAAG AACGCATATGTACTGTGGTTTACTTCGATGACTGCCTGTCAATATACCAATGCAAGATCTCTTGTGACTCTATGGGTGCCTCCAAATACCGATGGTTTCACAATGCCTGCTGTGAATGTATTGGACCTGATTGTGTCGACTACGGGAGTAAAATT AAAACGTTAAGAGTGACTGCTGATAATCCACCAATGAACATGGCAAGCTGA
- the TWSG1 gene encoding twisted gastrulation protein homolog 1 isoform X3: protein MRLWYFPGFLIISLLYFWIPSSMCCNKALCASDVSKCLIQELCQCRPGEGNCSCCKECMLCLGTLWDECCDCVGMCNPRNYSDTPPTSKSTVEELHEPIASLFRALTEGDTNLSWKIVSFPVAEELSPHENLVSVLETVNHPHHHNVSVSNNVHPPYSSEKERICTVVYFDDCLSIYQCKISCDSMGASKYRWFHNACCECIGPDCVDYGSKIINWFSFKK from the exons ATGAGGTTGTGGTACTTCCCAGGTTTCCTCATAATCAGTTTGCTGTACTTCTGGATCCCATCATCCATGTGCTGCAACAAAGCTCTCTGTGCTAGTGATGTCAGCAAATGCCTAATACAG GAGCTGTGTCAATGCCGACCTGGTGAAGGAAACTGTTCTTGCTGTAAGGAGTGCATGCTTTGTCTAGGCACACTTTGGGATGAATGCTGTGACTGTGTTG GTATGTGTAACCCTCGGAATTATAGTGACACACCTCCCACTTCGAAAAGTACTGTGGAGGAGCTGCATGAGCCGATCGCTTCCCTTTTCCGAGCACTTACAGAAGGCGACACTAACCTGAGCTGGAAAATTGTGTCCTTTCCCGTTGCAGAGGAACTCTCGCCTCATGAGAATTTAGTCTCGGTTTTAGAAACAGTGAACCATCCCCATCATCACAATGTTTCTGTTTCAAACAACGTTCATCCTCCATATTCTAGTGAAAAAG AACGCATATGTACTGTGGTTTACTTCGATGACTGCCTGTCAATATACCAATGCAAGATCTCTTGTGACTCTATGGGTGCCTCCAAATACCGATGGTTTCACAATGCCTGCTGTGAATGTATTGGACCTGATTGTGTCGACTACGGGAGTAAAATT attaacTGGTTTTCATTCAagaaatga
- the TWSG1 gene encoding twisted gastrulation protein homolog 1 isoform X2, which produces MRLWYFPGFLIISLLYFWIPSSMCCNKALCASDVSKCLIQELCQCRPGEGNCSCCKECMLCLGTLWDECCDCVGMCNPRNYSDTPPTSKSTVEELHEPIASLFRALTEGDTNLSWKIVSFPVAEELSPHENLVSVLETVNHPHHHNVSVSNNVHPPYSSEKERICTVVYFDDCLSIYQCKISCDSMGASKYRWFHNACCECIGPDCVDYGSKIVRCSNCMF; this is translated from the exons ATGAGGTTGTGGTACTTCCCAGGTTTCCTCATAATCAGTTTGCTGTACTTCTGGATCCCATCATCCATGTGCTGCAACAAAGCTCTCTGTGCTAGTGATGTCAGCAAATGCCTAATACAG GAGCTGTGTCAATGCCGACCTGGTGAAGGAAACTGTTCTTGCTGTAAGGAGTGCATGCTTTGTCTAGGCACACTTTGGGATGAATGCTGTGACTGTGTTG GTATGTGTAACCCTCGGAATTATAGTGACACACCTCCCACTTCGAAAAGTACTGTGGAGGAGCTGCATGAGCCGATCGCTTCCCTTTTCCGAGCACTTACAGAAGGCGACACTAACCTGAGCTGGAAAATTGTGTCCTTTCCCGTTGCAGAGGAACTCTCGCCTCATGAGAATTTAGTCTCGGTTTTAGAAACAGTGAACCATCCCCATCATCACAATGTTTCTGTTTCAAACAACGTTCATCCTCCATATTCTAGTGAAAAAG AACGCATATGTACTGTGGTTTACTTCGATGACTGCCTGTCAATATACCAATGCAAGATCTCTTGTGACTCTATGGGTGCCTCCAAATACCGATGGTTTCACAATGCCTGCTGTGAATGTATTGGACCTGATTGTGTCGACTACGGGAGTAAAATTGTAAGATGCTCAAATTGTATGTTCTGA